The sequence CCCTGCTCATGGTTTTCTTTATCATCCTTTTTATACAGATCTGAGATGTATTTTTCTAATTTTTCTTCTGACATACAATCATCACTAGATAAACCGATCATTTTATTAAGTTCGTCCCAATTTGTATTTCGCTTATCGGGTGGGTTGACTAAATCATTAAAACCAAGCTGTTGTGCTAAATCAATCCATGTGTCCAACCGTTGATAACTTCCTATTGGTTTAATATGTTTTAAATTTGGATCTTTCTTAAGCTTTTTCTTAAGCTTTTCCAGTGTACCCTTATCCGTTACTTCTATTCCTAATTTTTCGTATATGTTATTTTTTAAACTATCTCGTTTCAGTTCCCATTTAGAATAAGATCTACACCAAAGTTTACTATCAATACGATCCTTATAATCCTTATCTTTAAATATCTCCCTAATTTTTGAGCTAGAGCTATTTTCCGTATTGTCTCCATTTTTGACTTGTAAACAAATCCATTTTTCTTGAGGTGTGGTATCTTCTTGAGGTGGGGTAGGAAATTTTATGAAATCAGTCGCAAGGATGATCTCACTACGACACCAAATCCAGCCATAACTTTCAATTACACCGGCAATATATCTCTCAAGAAGACTTCCAAGAAGATTTTCTGCTGACATTGCGAGAATATGACTATTGATGTGGGTTTCAGCTTTCTCATCAGTACATTCTTCACTCTTTTGAAGTATCAATCGAACCATCTGATCTGGAATGGTTCCGCCAATTTCTAGCTCTTTCCTGATTTTCAAATTAGCTTCTTTTCTACCATTTTTGTATTTTTTTAGAATATCTACAAAGTATTGTTGAATGGTCTTTTCTTGCGTTGTTACGTCGTTTTCATCTTGCTTTTTTTTTCCGGTTGTTAGGAGTTTAGGAAACTGATCTATAAAGAAAAGTAGCTGGCAAACTTTTTCTTTATGTTCAGACTCTAGCATCGCCTCTTTCATAGCCTTCTTAATATCAGGCTCATATTGTTTCTGGAAATTTTCGTAATCCCTAAATATTTCAATTTCTGAATCAGAACTATCTATACTGTTCTCGTGCATACGATTGTTAGTATTGTGAAAAAACAGTTTAAACCTAAGAAATAATTCCGTAGAGACGTGCTATGGCGCGTCTCTACATAAGATTTAAGGATAGAAACACAATTGCGGTAAACCTAATGTTTCTTCCCAACCCATCATAATATTCATACACTGCACCCCTTGTCCGGCTTGACCTTTTATTAAGTTATCAATAGCCGACATCACAATGACTCGTCCCGTGCGTTGATCGACTTCAATTCCTAAATAACAAAGATTTGTTCCGCAAGCCCATTTTGTTTGGGGATAAGTTCCTCCGGGTAAAATTTTGACTAACGGAGAATTGCGATAAAAGGCTTTATAAATGGTAATTAAATCTTCTCGAACTAACCCCGGATCTCGTAAAGTTGCATAAACTGTTGCTAAAATTCCCCGTACCATTGGCATTAAATGGGGAGTAAATTGAACTAAAATATCATGTCCGGCTAACTCACTACAAATTTCTTCAATTTCTGGGGTATGACGATGATGACCCCCCACACTATAAGCGCCAATTGAACTATCAGCTTCGGCTAATAACATATTAACTTTAGCTTGTCTACCACCTCCAGAAGTGCCTGATTTAGCATCAATAATGGCGGTATCAGGAACCACTAATCCCTGTTTTAATAAGGGTGCAATGGCTAATAAACTGGCTGTTACATAACAACCTGCACAACCGACTAATTGAGCGGTAGAAAGGCGATCGCGATACAGTTCAGGTAAGCCATAAACTGCCGTTGCTGCGATCGCTTGATCCTGACGCTCTCCCCCATACCATTTTTTATAAATGTCTAAATTAGAAAATCGATAATCTGCCGATAAATCTAATACTTTGCAGCCTTTTTCAAGCAATTGCGGAGCCATTTGATAAGCTAAACCATTGGGGAGAGATAGAAAGACAATTTGACATTTAGAGGCAATTTTATCAAGATCAATGGGTTCTATCACTAAATCCACACATTCATTCAAATGGGGATAGAGACTGCAAAAGGGTTTTCCAGCACTACTATCACCCCCCAAATAGGCAATCTTGACCAGGGGATGATCCTGCAATAAGCGAACCAGTTGCACCCCACCATAACCTGATGCTCCCACAATCCCCACAGGAATCCGTTCTGTATTACTCATATTACCTAACTCCTAGTAAAATCCTATAATCCGTTAGACAAGCGACTGACAAGCTTTTGCTGCATGATAGCGGATTCTGGAAAAATTTGGAAAAATCTTTTGGAATTTCTCTGGGATATCTCACAGTCGAAAACCCATTTCCGCGAGTCCCATCCGTAAGCGTTCAGCTTCGGGGGAGTTGTTTTGTTCGTGTAATTCAATGGCGGCTTTAAACATCAGAAAACTATCGCTGAGTTGACCAATTTGGAGTAATAAAACTCCTAAATTTTGGAAGGTTTCGGCTGAATTGGGATTGAGTTCAATGGCTTTTTGATAAGCTGTGATCGCTTCTCGATAAGCCCCCATTGCTCTTAAGGTCATGCCTAAGTTATAAT comes from Planktothrix sp. FACHB-1365 and encodes:
- a CDS encoding SinI family restriction endonuclease, giving the protein MHENSIDSSDSEIEIFRDYENFQKQYEPDIKKAMKEAMLESEHKEKVCQLLFFIDQFPKLLTTGKKKQDENDVTTQEKTIQQYFVDILKKYKNGRKEANLKIRKELEIGGTIPDQMVRLILQKSEECTDEKAETHINSHILAMSAENLLGSLLERYIAGVIESYGWIWCRSEIILATDFIKFPTPPQEDTTPQEKWICLQVKNGDNTENSSSSKIREIFKDKDYKDRIDSKLWCRSYSKWELKRDSLKNNIYEKLGIEVTDKGTLEKLKKKLKKDPNLKHIKPIGSYQRLDTWIDLAQQLGFNDLVNPPDKRNTNWDELNKMIGLSSDDCMSEEKLEKYISDLYKKDDKENHEQGT
- the argC gene encoding N-acetyl-gamma-glutamyl-phosphate reductase, with the protein product MSNTERIPVGIVGASGYGGVQLVRLLQDHPLVKIAYLGGDSSAGKPFCSLYPHLNECVDLVIEPIDLDKIASKCQIVFLSLPNGLAYQMAPQLLEKGCKVLDLSADYRFSNLDIYKKWYGGERQDQAIAATAVYGLPELYRDRLSTAQLVGCAGCYVTASLLAIAPLLKQGLVVPDTAIIDAKSGTSGGGRQAKVNMLLAEADSSIGAYSVGGHHRHTPEIEEICSELAGHDILVQFTPHLMPMVRGILATVYATLRDPGLVREDLITIYKAFYRNSPLVKILPGGTYPQTKWACGTNLCYLGIEVDQRTGRVIVMSAIDNLIKGQAGQGVQCMNIMMGWEETLGLPQLCFYP